The proteins below are encoded in one region of Bacillota bacterium:
- a CDS encoding acetyl-CoA decarbonylase/synthase complex subunit delta yields the protein MAFSIPTITYTGKVKEISLGPPERAVRVGDAGCYPFHLFEGQMGNPPRIAMEVYDVTPEEWPPAALEPFADVLSDPVAWAKKCVGTYGAEMVCLQLVSTDPNGLNRPAGEAAATAKRVADAVSVPLLVWGSADVEKDAEVLRQVCEACEGKHLVVGPVQDKNYKKIGAPAIGYRHTVIASTPIDVNLAKQLNILLGNLGVPDELLVMDPTVGGLGYGLEYTYSVMERMRMAALTQQDDRLQFPLVCNLAKEVWKVKEVRLDDPNLGDAGKRGILMEAITAVLLALAGADVLIMRHPEAVRLVRGYLAEMMGAAA from the coding sequence TTGGCTTTTTCCATTCCCACCATCACGTACACCGGCAAAGTGAAAGAGATTTCCCTGGGACCGCCGGAGCGGGCGGTCAGGGTGGGGGATGCCGGTTGCTACCCGTTCCACCTTTTCGAGGGGCAGATGGGCAACCCGCCCCGCATTGCCATGGAAGTGTATGATGTGACACCGGAAGAGTGGCCCCCCGCCGCCCTGGAACCCTTCGCCGACGTGCTTTCCGATCCGGTGGCCTGGGCGAAGAAGTGCGTGGGTACCTACGGGGCGGAAATGGTTTGCCTGCAGCTCGTCAGCACGGATCCCAACGGCCTGAACCGCCCCGCCGGGGAGGCTGCCGCCACGGCCAAACGGGTGGCTGACGCCGTGAGCGTGCCCCTCCTCGTTTGGGGTTCGGCAGACGTGGAGAAGGACGCCGAGGTCCTGCGCCAGGTGTGCGAGGCGTGCGAGGGCAAGCACCTGGTGGTGGGACCGGTCCAGGACAAGAACTACAAGAAAATCGGCGCACCGGCCATCGGTTACCGCCACACGGTGATCGCCTCCACCCCCATCGACGTCAATCTGGCCAAACAGCTTAACATCCTCCTGGGCAACCTGGGGGTGCCCGATGAGTTGCTGGTGATGGACCCCACCGTGGGTGGCCTGGGGTACGGCCTGGAGTACACCTACTCGGTGATGGAGCGCATGCGCATGGCCGCCCTCACCCAGCAGGACGACCGCCTGCAGTTCCCCCTGGTGTGCAACCTGGCCAAGGAAGTGTGGAAGGTCAAGGAGGTCAGGCTGGATGACCCCAACCTGGGCGATGCCGGGAAGCGGGGCATCCTCATGGAAGCCATTACGGCGGTTCTCCTGGCACTGGCCGGCGCGGACGTCCTCATCATGCGGCATCCGGAAGCGGTCCGGCTGGTGAGGGGATACCTGGCCGAGATGATGGGCGCGGCCGCCTGA
- a CDS encoding PIN domain-containing protein has product MGGVLVDTNVVVYAYASDARKRARAVDVMDCLVRGGAAVLSTQVLAEFSVAARRKLQPPLTWAQIAARVQNYLTSWRVLEVTGPIIMEAVRGVEQHGFSYWDAQIWATARLNQIPVVLSEDLGSRSTPVEGVLFVDPFAPDFDPVGFINTLLF; this is encoded by the coding sequence ATGGGCGGCGTACTGGTTGATACCAACGTGGTGGTGTACGCCTACGCTTCGGACGCCCGCAAGCGGGCGCGGGCCGTGGACGTGATGGATTGCCTGGTGCGTGGGGGCGCCGCGGTCCTGAGCACACAGGTCCTGGCCGAGTTCTCTGTGGCGGCGCGCCGGAAGCTGCAGCCTCCCCTGACCTGGGCTCAGATTGCCGCGCGGGTCCAGAACTACCTGACGTCGTGGCGCGTGCTGGAGGTGACGGGGCCTATCATCATGGAGGCCGTCCGGGGTGTAGAGCAGCATGGATTCTCGTACTGGGACGCCCAGATATGGGCCACCGCGCGCCTTAATCAGATTCCGGTGGTGCTCAGCGAGGATCTGGGCAGCCGGAGCACCCCCGTCGAGGGGGTTCTGTTTGTGGACCCGTTCGCTCCCGATTTTGACCCGGTCGGTTTCATCAATACCCTGCTGTTCTGA
- a CDS encoding radical SAM protein has protein sequence MRSPQLPRIVQLEVTSACQLRCRFCPRTALADSWITTHLPWESFTALLSDAPRLELVHLQGWGEPLLHPRLWDMAAALKGAGCRVSLTTNAVLLDQQASREACRLGVDLVAISVAGARAATNDSLRLGSSLDRIAGIPLRLPRSALPGAVSPPVRRDIGERPPAHLRQRVPGTGPGMELTGSPCLPPGLRPPSPVGADGIRLRRPAGPLRPAPAASAALPVSSLLQALWCLKHTARYHPRTRPRASAFPRPTGG, from the coding sequence ATGCGGTCTCCACAGCTTCCCCGCATAGTCCAGCTGGAGGTAACCTCAGCCTGCCAGCTCCGGTGCCGGTTCTGCCCCCGCACCGCCCTGGCTGACTCCTGGATCACCACTCACCTGCCCTGGGAGTCCTTCACCGCCCTGCTGTCCGACGCACCCCGCCTGGAACTCGTACACCTGCAGGGCTGGGGCGAACCCCTGCTCCACCCCCGGCTGTGGGATATGGCCGCCGCTCTGAAAGGGGCGGGCTGCCGGGTATCCCTCACCACCAACGCCGTACTCCTTGACCAGCAGGCGAGCCGGGAAGCCTGCCGCCTGGGCGTCGATCTCGTAGCCATTTCCGTGGCGGGGGCCCGTGCCGCCACCAACGACTCCCTGCGCCTGGGTTCTTCCCTGGATCGCATAGCCGGCATCCCCCTGCGCTTACCTCGCTCTGCCCTGCCGGGCGCCGTTTCCCCGCCTGTTCGAAGGGATATCGGAGAACGTCCCCCGGCTCACCTTCGGCAACGTGTCCCGGGGACTGGGCCCGGCATGGAGCTCACGGGAAGCCCGTGCCTTCCGCCAGGCCTTCGCCCGCCGTCACCAGTGGGGGCAGATGGGATTCGCCTCCGACGCCCTGCTGGACCGCTCCGCCCCGCCCCTGCCGCCTCCGCCGCCCTCCCCGTGTCTTCACTGCTACAAGCTCTATGGTGTCTGAAGCATACCGCCCGGTACCACCCCCGAACCCGGCCCCGGGCCTCGGCGTTCCCCCGGCCCACCGGCGGGTGA
- a CDS encoding alpha/beta hydrolase, whose protein sequence is MPVVKAGDLELYWAGNLRPEGGMLVMVHGAGGNHSHWLPQIAHLRTVPGWSVVAFDLPGHGRSGGEPRSSIPAYAEAVYHGVEALLASGRGRRPTPVGEQSGEEASAAGECPLVVAGHSMGGAIALEMALSRTGVLAGLILVGTGARLRVLPSALEKMSRGERDETLLEMAYAPGAPLELRERGRAEFRSVPVQVLYRDYSACDRFDRMQEVASLRLPALVVVGAEDALTPTRYSRYLADRLGGTLRVIPGAGHMVMLEKPAEVNQAMGDFLKPLRG, encoded by the coding sequence GTGCCGGTAGTGAAAGCTGGCGATCTGGAGCTGTACTGGGCCGGGAACCTCCGGCCCGAAGGCGGCATGCTGGTCATGGTCCACGGTGCCGGGGGCAACCACTCTCACTGGTTGCCCCAGATCGCCCACCTGCGTACGGTTCCGGGGTGGAGCGTGGTGGCTTTCGACCTGCCCGGCCACGGGCGATCGGGAGGGGAGCCGCGATCCAGCATCCCCGCCTATGCTGAGGCAGTGTACCACGGGGTGGAGGCTCTTCTGGCATCGGGCAGGGGCCGGCGGCCAACCCCCGTGGGGGAGCAGAGTGGCGAAGAGGCAAGCGCCGCGGGGGAGTGCCCCCTGGTGGTGGCCGGACACTCGATGGGAGGAGCCATAGCCCTGGAGATGGCCCTTTCCCGGACCGGGGTCCTGGCCGGGCTCATCCTGGTCGGCACGGGGGCGCGCCTGCGTGTTCTGCCGTCGGCCCTGGAGAAGATGTCGCGGGGAGAGCGTGACGAGACCCTCCTGGAGATGGCGTATGCGCCCGGGGCACCGCTGGAGTTACGCGAGCGGGGCCGGGCAGAATTCCGTTCCGTACCGGTCCAGGTGCTGTACCGGGACTACAGCGCCTGCGACCGCTTCGACCGCATGCAGGAAGTGGCCTCTCTCCGGCTTCCCGCCCTGGTGGTGGTGGGGGCCGAGGACGCCCTCACCCCCACCAGGTACTCCCGGTACCTGGCGGACAGGCTGGGTGGCACTCTGCGCGTCATCCCGGGGGCCGGGCACATGGTGATGCTGGAGAAGCCCGCTGAAGTCAACCAGGCCATGGGTGATTTCCTGAAGCCCCTGAGGGGATGA
- the acsB gene encoding acetyl-CoA decarbonylase/synthase complex subunit alpha/beta, with the protein MSKIIASAAIRGAHKLVARAEEKWQQAMDRWGPRQEVGFPNTGYYLPVVYGILGMPVKTLGDMEPVLKRAKSLLPPPVREHVHLPYLGPVLDAGMATMFAEEIIEAVRYLEEPDFYTKQEEPTDGRIWLGAADDIILRRRGIEFVDGTAPGFAAVVGAAPSPEVAARIAQELQEKMLYVFMAAEHNGVHFGEQLVEAGVQIGWPTRLVTFGPDITSAVFAIGFATRAAMSFGGVEPGDFRKILIYNKDRIFAFVLAMGTVSDEWYATAAGAINWGFPTIADTPIPQILPTGVCTYEHVVSNVPHDHMVAKAIEVRGLKVTVTKVPVPVAYGPAFEGERVRRDDVYLECGGGHSPCVEWCTMKNMDEVEDGKIEVIGPEIDDVPAGSHLPLAVVVEVAGRKMQEDFEPILERQIHHLVNYAQGVMHIGQRDIAWFRVGKAAQEKGFKLQHIGSILHAKLHQDFGTIFDKVQVKLYTREEDVLPILEKARAVYRTRDERIEGMTDETTDIYYSCTLCQSFAPGHVCMISPERTGLCGAYNWMDCRASYEINPTGPNQPVAKGECLDPKLGRFAGVDEFVAKASRGKIQTYNFYSIVHDPMTTCGCCECIAAVLPICNGIMTVNREYTGMTPCGMKFTTLAGMVGGGVSTPGFVGHSKYYITQRKFLAGDGGLLRLVWMPKTLKEEIRERFEKRAGELGVPDLLDRIADETVGVTEEEILPFLEEKGHPALTMEPIL; encoded by the coding sequence ATGTCCAAGATCATCGCTTCGGCAGCCATCCGTGGTGCCCACAAGCTGGTGGCCCGGGCGGAAGAGAAGTGGCAGCAGGCTATGGACCGCTGGGGCCCCAGGCAGGAAGTGGGCTTCCCCAACACCGGTTATTACCTGCCCGTGGTCTACGGCATCCTGGGGATGCCGGTGAAGACCCTGGGCGACATGGAGCCGGTGCTCAAGAGGGCGAAGTCGCTCCTTCCCCCGCCTGTACGGGAGCATGTCCACCTGCCCTACCTGGGTCCGGTCCTGGACGCCGGCATGGCCACCATGTTCGCGGAGGAGATCATCGAGGCCGTCCGCTACCTGGAGGAGCCCGACTTCTACACCAAGCAGGAAGAGCCTACCGACGGCCGCATCTGGCTGGGGGCAGCGGACGACATCATCCTGCGCCGGCGCGGCATCGAGTTCGTGGACGGCACCGCCCCCGGGTTCGCCGCCGTGGTGGGGGCGGCCCCCTCGCCCGAGGTGGCGGCCAGGATCGCCCAGGAACTGCAGGAGAAGATGCTTTACGTGTTCATGGCCGCCGAGCACAACGGGGTGCACTTCGGCGAGCAACTGGTGGAGGCGGGGGTGCAGATCGGCTGGCCCACCCGGCTGGTCACCTTCGGTCCCGACATCACCTCGGCGGTGTTCGCCATCGGCTTTGCCACCCGGGCGGCCATGTCCTTCGGGGGCGTGGAGCCGGGTGACTTCCGCAAGATCCTCATCTACAACAAGGACCGCATCTTCGCCTTCGTGCTGGCCATGGGCACGGTGAGCGACGAGTGGTACGCCACTGCGGCGGGCGCCATCAACTGGGGGTTCCCCACCATCGCCGATACCCCCATCCCCCAGATCCTGCCCACGGGCGTGTGCACCTACGAGCACGTGGTCTCCAACGTGCCCCACGACCACATGGTGGCGAAGGCCATCGAGGTGCGCGGGCTGAAGGTGACGGTCACCAAGGTGCCGGTACCGGTGGCCTACGGGCCCGCCTTCGAGGGCGAGCGCGTGCGCAGGGACGACGTGTACCTGGAGTGCGGGGGCGGCCACAGCCCCTGCGTCGAGTGGTGCACCATGAAGAACATGGACGAGGTGGAGGACGGCAAGATCGAAGTGATCGGGCCCGAGATCGACGACGTCCCCGCCGGCTCCCACCTGCCCCTGGCCGTGGTGGTGGAGGTGGCCGGGCGCAAGATGCAGGAGGACTTCGAGCCCATCCTGGAGCGCCAGATCCACCACCTGGTCAACTACGCCCAGGGCGTGATGCACATCGGCCAGCGCGACATCGCCTGGTTCCGCGTCGGCAAGGCGGCGCAGGAGAAGGGCTTCAAGCTGCAGCACATCGGGTCAATCCTGCACGCCAAGCTGCACCAGGACTTCGGCACCATCTTCGACAAGGTGCAGGTGAAGCTGTACACCCGGGAGGAAGACGTGCTGCCCATCCTGGAGAAGGCCCGCGCCGTGTACCGGACGCGGGACGAGCGCATTGAGGGTATGACCGACGAGACCACCGACATTTACTACTCCTGCACCCTGTGCCAGTCCTTCGCCCCCGGTCACGTGTGCATGATCAGCCCCGAACGCACCGGGCTGTGTGGTGCGTACAACTGGATGGACTGCAGGGCCTCCTACGAGATCAACCCCACCGGCCCCAACCAGCCCGTGGCCAAGGGCGAGTGCCTGGACCCCAAGCTGGGGCGTTTTGCGGGCGTGGACGAGTTCGTGGCCAAGGCCTCCCGCGGCAAGATCCAGACCTACAACTTCTACAGCATCGTGCACGATCCCATGACCACATGCGGGTGCTGCGAGTGCATCGCCGCCGTCCTGCCCATCTGCAACGGGATCATGACCGTGAACCGGGAGTACACGGGCATGACCCCCTGCGGCATGAAGTTCACCACCCTGGCCGGCATGGTGGGCGGCGGGGTGAGCACGCCCGGCTTCGTGGGCCACAGCAAGTATTACATCACCCAGCGCAAGTTTCTGGCCGGTGACGGCGGGCTCCTGCGCCTGGTGTGGATGCCCAAGACGCTGAAGGAAGAAATCCGGGAGCGATTCGAGAAGCGGGCCGGGGAGCTGGGTGTACCCGACCTGCTCGACCGCATCGCCGACGAGACCGTGGGGGTGACGGAAGAGGAGATCCTCCCATTCCTGGAGGAGAAGGGACACCCCGCCCTCACCATGGAACCCATCCTCTAA
- the acsC gene encoding acetyl-CoA decarbonylase/synthase complex subunit gamma gives MPLTGIEIFKLLPRTNCGQCGVPTCLAFAMNLAAGKAELSSCPHVSEEAKAKLEEASAPPIRPVTIGAGDGQVKVGGETVLFRHEKRFESPTAIAMLVRDDMSDDEIAARLQKFRTLRYERVGLILKPDMVAVEAASGDPERFAQVAARVHTETGGAAMILMSDQPPVLARALEAVPGSRPLLYGVTVDNLEAMLELAKAHNAALGVKGDSIEGTIAASQKLLDLGCKNVVLDGGARSLKTAFDEQVAIRRAALLQKFRPLGFPTIVFPCRMTDDPMKEALIAATFIAKYGGIVVLSDLEGHSLFPLLVARLNIFTDPQRPMSTGEGIYPIGTPDDKSPVLVTSNFSLTYFIVSGEIENSRVPAWLLVQDTEGLSVLTAWAAGKFVADTIAALVKKSGIADRVSHRRIVIPGHLAAESGALEDELKGWQVLVGPREGAHIPAYLKNWQAA, from the coding sequence ATGCCACTCACCGGGATCGAGATATTCAAGCTCCTGCCCCGCACCAACTGCGGCCAGTGCGGGGTACCCACCTGCCTGGCTTTCGCCATGAACCTGGCCGCCGGCAAGGCCGAGCTCTCCTCCTGTCCCCACGTTTCCGAGGAGGCCAAGGCCAAGCTGGAGGAGGCCTCCGCCCCCCCCATCCGTCCTGTGACCATCGGAGCGGGTGACGGGCAGGTGAAGGTCGGCGGCGAGACCGTCCTCTTCCGCCACGAGAAGCGGTTCGAGAGCCCCACTGCTATCGCCATGCTGGTGCGCGACGACATGTCTGACGACGAGATCGCTGCCCGCCTGCAGAAGTTCCGCACCCTGCGCTACGAGCGGGTGGGACTCATCCTCAAGCCGGACATGGTGGCCGTGGAGGCGGCCTCGGGCGACCCGGAGCGCTTCGCCCAGGTGGCGGCCCGCGTCCACACCGAGACGGGCGGAGCGGCCATGATCCTCATGAGCGACCAGCCCCCGGTGCTGGCGCGGGCCCTGGAGGCGGTGCCGGGGAGCCGGCCTCTCCTCTACGGGGTGACCGTCGACAACCTGGAGGCCATGCTGGAGCTGGCCAAAGCCCACAACGCCGCCCTGGGGGTGAAGGGGGACAGTATCGAGGGGACCATCGCCGCCAGCCAGAAGCTACTGGACCTGGGGTGCAAGAATGTGGTGCTGGACGGGGGTGCCCGCAGCCTGAAGACAGCCTTCGACGAGCAGGTGGCCATCCGCCGGGCGGCCCTCCTGCAGAAGTTCCGTCCCCTGGGGTTCCCCACCATCGTGTTCCCCTGCCGCATGACGGACGACCCCATGAAGGAGGCCCTGATCGCCGCCACCTTCATCGCCAAGTACGGCGGTATCGTGGTGCTCTCCGACCTGGAGGGTCACTCCCTGTTCCCGCTGCTGGTGGCGCGGCTGAACATCTTCACCGACCCGCAGCGGCCCATGTCCACGGGCGAGGGCATCTACCCCATCGGCACCCCGGACGACAAGTCGCCCGTGCTGGTGACGTCCAACTTCTCCCTGACCTACTTCATCGTGTCGGGCGAGATCGAGAACAGCCGGGTGCCGGCCTGGTTGCTGGTGCAGGACACCGAGGGTCTTTCCGTGCTCACCGCCTGGGCGGCCGGTAAGTTCGTGGCCGACACCATCGCCGCCCTGGTGAAGAAGTCGGGCATCGCCGACCGGGTTTCCCACCGCAGGATCGTCATCCCCGGCCACCTGGCGGCGGAGAGCGGTGCCCTGGAAGACGAGCTGAAGGGATGGCAGGTACTGGTAGGTCCGCGGGAGGGTGCCCACATCCCCGCGTACCTCAAGAACTGGCAGGCTGCTTGA
- a CDS encoding HD-GYP domain-containing protein — protein sequence MRVAALSEELEGEVVARPVCTASGQVLVGAGVTLTRSLIARLSERGFTRVAIRDWLLDDVAIDDAVCEETRAMATRAVYTVLEGVARGERPDPGKVAEVVRAVIWELRQSADVVLSLSALRCHDDYTCVHSVNVCILAGVLGIAMGLPDGELTDLALGAILHDLGKIRVPRPMLGKPGPLGEEEWVQVKAHPMEGYHLMVRCVGSGYLAAHAALDHHERLNGSGYPRGLTGREITLIGRMVAIADVFDAMTSDRVYRCRVPPHLCLAHLREQRGELYDASLVDRFCERIAPYPVGSLVRLSTGELAAVVGCEAGNLSSPRVRLVSDSEFRPITPREIDLAAVPGVTVVEALDDYPHAFRQRIRPACPAPS from the coding sequence ATGCGCGTGGCGGCCCTTAGCGAGGAACTGGAAGGCGAAGTGGTGGCGCGGCCCGTGTGCACCGCGTCGGGCCAGGTGCTGGTGGGGGCGGGAGTTACGCTGACGCGATCCCTGATCGCAAGGCTCAGTGAGCGGGGATTCACCCGCGTGGCGATCAGGGACTGGCTGCTCGACGATGTGGCGATCGACGATGCCGTCTGCGAGGAGACGCGGGCCATGGCCACGCGCGCCGTGTACACCGTCCTGGAAGGGGTGGCCCGCGGGGAGAGGCCTGACCCGGGGAAGGTGGCAGAGGTGGTCAGGGCCGTGATATGGGAGCTGCGGCAGAGCGCGGACGTGGTGCTCAGCCTCTCCGCGCTGCGCTGCCACGATGACTACACCTGCGTTCACTCCGTGAACGTGTGCATCCTGGCGGGAGTCCTGGGCATCGCCATGGGTCTTCCCGACGGTGAGCTGACCGACCTGGCTCTGGGGGCCATCCTGCACGACCTGGGCAAGATCCGCGTCCCCAGGCCCATGCTGGGCAAGCCCGGTCCGCTGGGGGAGGAAGAGTGGGTGCAGGTGAAAGCTCATCCCATGGAGGGATATCACCTGATGGTGCGTTGCGTGGGGTCGGGCTACCTGGCTGCCCACGCTGCCCTGGATCACCACGAGCGGCTGAACGGCTCCGGGTACCCCCGCGGCCTGACGGGCCGGGAGATCACCCTGATCGGGCGCATGGTGGCCATCGCCGACGTCTTCGACGCCATGACCAGCGACCGCGTTTACCGCTGCCGGGTCCCGCCCCACCTGTGCCTGGCCCACCTGAGGGAGCAGCGGGGGGAGCTGTACGACGCCTCCCTGGTGGACCGGTTTTGCGAGCGCATCGCCCCCTATCCTGTGGGCAGCCTGGTCAGGCTGAGCACGGGGGAGCTGGCGGCCGTGGTGGGATGTGAAGCCGGCAACCTCTCGTCTCCGCGGGTGCGGCTGGTTTCCGACTCCGAGTTTCGCCCCATCACCCCGCGGGAAATCGACCTGGCGGCTGTCCCCGGGGTGACCGTGGTGGAGGCCCTGGACGATTACCCGCACGCCTTCAGACAGCGCATCCGCCCAGCTTGCCCCGCCCCCTCATGA
- the cooS gene encoding anaerobic carbon-monoxide dehydrogenase catalytic subunit: MAENTDRSVCPATVQLLGKAQQEGVSTAFFRADQVKPCPIGADGSCCRNCAMGPCRVLLPRGKSDLEVEVTGVCGATTDTISARNFLRMIAAGAAAHSDHGRAVAETLIAAAKGEAPGYSVKDEYKLMKLALDFGIEVGDRPIEDIAVDVGRAALAQFSQQEGELAFIKKAPLKRQEIWHKLGVVPRGIDREVVEALHRTHMGVDQDAESLLMHGMRVALADGWGGSMIGTELQDVLFGTPQPILGQVNPGVLKPDHVNVIVHGHEPLLSEMMVMAAEDPEMLALARAKGAQGINVAGICCTANEILMRHGIPIAGNFLQQELAIVTGVVDAMVVDVQCIMQSLPKVAQCYHTRIITTSNRAHIPGATHIEFHEHDALNAARAIVRAAIEAFPHRTGRVEVPAHQVDFVAGFSHETIDYLLGGMFRASYRPLNDNIINGRIRGVAGVVGCNNPRVEHDAVHVAMVKELIKNDVLVLQTGCSAIACAKAGLLTPEAAGQHAGGGLAEVCETVGLPPVIHMGSCVDNSRILMAATAMVKEGGLGDDISDLPAAGAAPEWMSEKAISIGQYFVASGVFTVFGVTWPTTGSEKFTRMLFEGLEEKVKARWAYEPDPIKAARCMIEHIDARRKALGIDKARERVLYDMAMRRELEAL, translated from the coding sequence ATGGCTGAGAACACGGACCGGAGCGTATGTCCGGCCACGGTACAGTTGCTCGGCAAGGCCCAGCAGGAGGGCGTGAGCACCGCCTTCTTCCGGGCGGATCAGGTGAAGCCGTGTCCCATCGGGGCGGACGGCAGTTGCTGCCGCAACTGCGCCATGGGGCCGTGCCGGGTGCTCCTGCCCCGCGGCAAGTCCGACCTGGAAGTCGAAGTGACCGGCGTATGCGGGGCCACCACCGATACCATATCGGCCCGCAACTTCCTGCGCATGATCGCGGCCGGGGCGGCCGCCCACTCCGACCACGGACGGGCGGTGGCGGAAACCCTGATCGCGGCCGCCAAGGGAGAGGCACCGGGCTACTCCGTTAAGGACGAGTACAAGCTCATGAAGCTGGCCCTCGACTTCGGCATCGAGGTGGGAGACCGCCCCATCGAAGACATCGCGGTGGATGTGGGCCGGGCGGCCCTGGCCCAGTTCTCCCAGCAGGAAGGGGAGCTGGCCTTCATCAAGAAGGCGCCACTGAAGAGGCAGGAGATCTGGCACAAGCTGGGCGTCGTCCCCCGCGGCATCGATCGGGAAGTTGTGGAGGCTCTGCACCGCACCCACATGGGGGTTGACCAGGACGCGGAGAGCCTGCTCATGCACGGGATGCGGGTGGCCCTGGCCGACGGGTGGGGCGGCTCCATGATCGGCACCGAGTTGCAGGACGTGCTCTTCGGCACCCCCCAGCCCATCCTGGGTCAGGTGAACCCGGGGGTGCTCAAGCCCGACCATGTGAACGTGATCGTGCACGGGCACGAGCCCCTGCTCTCAGAAATGATGGTGATGGCAGCGGAAGATCCCGAGATGCTGGCCCTGGCCCGCGCCAAAGGGGCCCAGGGGATCAACGTGGCCGGGATCTGCTGCACGGCCAACGAGATCCTCATGCGCCACGGCATCCCCATCGCCGGCAACTTCCTGCAGCAGGAGCTGGCCATAGTCACCGGTGTGGTGGACGCCATGGTGGTGGACGTGCAGTGCATCATGCAGTCTCTGCCCAAGGTGGCCCAGTGCTACCACACCAGGATCATCACCACTTCGAACCGGGCCCACATCCCCGGTGCCACCCACATCGAGTTTCACGAGCACGATGCCCTGAATGCGGCCCGGGCCATCGTGCGGGCGGCCATCGAGGCGTTCCCGCACCGCACCGGCCGGGTGGAGGTCCCTGCCCACCAGGTGGACTTCGTGGCCGGTTTCAGCCACGAGACCATCGACTACCTGCTGGGTGGCATGTTCCGCGCTTCCTACCGGCCCCTCAACGACAACATCATCAACGGTCGCATCCGGGGCGTGGCGGGCGTGGTGGGCTGCAACAACCCGCGGGTTGAGCACGACGCCGTGCACGTGGCCATGGTCAAGGAGCTGATCAAGAACGACGTCCTCGTGCTGCAGACGGGCTGCAGCGCCATCGCCTGCGCCAAGGCCGGCCTGCTCACCCCGGAGGCCGCGGGCCAGCACGCCGGGGGCGGGCTGGCGGAGGTGTGCGAGACGGTGGGCCTGCCCCCGGTCATCCACATGGGGTCGTGCGTGGATAACAGCCGCATCCTGATGGCGGCCACGGCCATGGTGAAGGAAGGCGGCCTGGGCGACGATATCAGCGACCTGCCCGCCGCGGGGGCGGCCCCCGAGTGGATGAGCGAGAAGGCCATCTCCATCGGCCAGTACTTCGTGGCCTCGGGCGTGTTCACCGTGTTCGGGGTGACCTGGCCCACCACGGGCAGCGAGAAATTCACCCGCATGCTCTTCGAAGGGCTGGAGGAGAAGGTAAAGGCGCGCTGGGCTTACGAGCCCGACCCCATCAAGGCGGCCAGGTGCATGATCGAGCACATCGATGCCAGGCGCAAGGCCCTCGGCATCGACAAGGCCCGCGAGCGCGTGCTCTACGACATGGCCATGCGCCGCGAGCTGGAAGCGCTCTGA
- a CDS encoding CopG family transcriptional regulator, translating into MIRKQLYIPKSQDALLKQRAVQWGVSEAELVRQAVESYLAPRIHPPRDLSAWEREKAFISARAEELEGMGEPAGWKREEIYDGRRTG; encoded by the coding sequence TTGATCCGCAAGCAGCTGTATATCCCCAAGAGCCAGGACGCGCTGCTCAAGCAGCGGGCTGTCCAATGGGGAGTGAGCGAGGCCGAGCTGGTTCGGCAGGCGGTTGAGTCCTACCTTGCCCCCAGGATACACCCCCCCCGCGACCTCTCGGCCTGGGAGCGGGAGAAAGCTTTCATCAGTGCGAGGGCCGAAGAGCTGGAGGGGATGGGCGAGCCCGCCGGGTGGAAGCGGGAGGAGATCTATGATGGGCGGCGTACTGGTTGA